In a single window of the Acidobacteriota bacterium genome:
- a CDS encoding PaaI family thioesterase, protein MHTRNPDFRDKLDYIFGSAAFISEIGIHLKDCGAGWCETNLQVHPKHYQQDAFVHAGVQATMADHTAGGAAGTLVGPDETVLTVDFLIHLLRPARGTHLRCKATVLKPGKTLIIVESEVYAGTEHQEKLTAKATVTLAVVKLASLTRN, encoded by the coding sequence ATGCACACCAGGAACCCCGATTTTCGAGACAAGCTTGACTACATTTTCGGAAGCGCGGCCTTTATTTCCGAAATCGGCATTCACCTCAAGGATTGTGGTGCCGGTTGGTGCGAAACCAATTTGCAGGTTCATCCCAAACACTATCAACAGGATGCGTTTGTTCATGCGGGTGTTCAGGCCACAATGGCTGATCATACGGCTGGTGGTGCGGCTGGAACACTGGTGGGGCCAGACGAAACCGTGCTGACGGTTGATTTTTTGATTCACTTGCTGCGACCTGCCAGGGGCACCCACCTGCGATGCAAAGCCACGGTGCTCAAGCCGGGAAAAACGCTGATTATTGTTGAATCAGAAGTGTATGCCGGAACCGAACATCAGGAAAAACTGACCGCTAAAGCAACAGTCACACTGGCGGTTGTCAAGCTTGCATCGCTCACCAGGAATTAA
- a CDS encoding GNAT family N-acetyltransferase: protein MLKALLPITISRQDPESKIARELLEELSAQLAAITGASGKSSFDVTDVRSPNACFVVAWDAAGQPLGCGGFRPVEAGIAEIKRMYARAGSQGVGAAILAFLEVEAVRLGYHTIWLETRRVNERAVRFYEKHGYHQRPNYGKYVGNQEAVCFEKRLKPVCSQSSGVRRQ from the coding sequence ATGTTGAAAGCACTACTGCCAATCACCATTTCCCGGCAAGACCCGGAAAGTAAGATCGCGCGGGAACTACTGGAAGAACTCTCCGCGCAACTGGCCGCCATCACCGGCGCCAGTGGTAAATCATCTTTTGATGTAACCGATGTTCGGTCACCAAACGCCTGTTTTGTTGTGGCGTGGGATGCGGCTGGCCAGCCGCTTGGGTGCGGTGGGTTTCGACCAGTTGAAGCCGGGATTGCGGAAATTAAACGGATGTATGCCCGTGCCGGCTCACAGGGTGTGGGGGCAGCTATTCTGGCATTTCTTGAAGTAGAAGCGGTTCGCCTGGGCTACCACACAATCTGGCTCGAAACCCGGCGTGTGAATGAACGGGCCGTTCGCTTCTATGAAAAGCACGGATACCACCAGCGTCCAAATTATGGGAAATATGTGGGAAACCAGGAGGCCGTTTGCTTTGAAAAGCGACTTAAACCAGTTTGTAGTCAGTCGTCAGGCGTCAGGCGTCAGTAG
- a CDS encoding VWA domain-containing protein: MKSISRGQKLKLSDLTPLQSIEVGVALTFGTPQVIDVTCFGVDGQDKLSDERYMIFYNQKTSPCGGLHLLGAQGSDAERFAVDLSRLPQSVQKLVFTATIDSAGVMSHLTSGYLRISASGAEVARFSFSGADFAQEKAVILGELYLKDIWRFGAVGQGFNGGLSALLKHFGGEEASDVAATPTAVTAPAAPPVSAPPAVNLRKVNLEKRVEKEAPKLVSLVKKAAVSLEKAGLQDHQARVALCLDISGSMYKQYSSGKVQKFAERILALGCHFDDDGAIDIFLFGEKAHQAGNMTLANYEGFVPRFRQTYPLEGGTSYGKVIRVLRTFYFPDALTRPRNKPVSADLPVYVMFLTDGDTEDERDTEDQIRAASYEPIFWQFMAIDEDMKEMFSRGGTGDSMFEFLENLDNLSGRHIDNADFFCVSDPEKITDDDLYKLLMTEYPNWLREARAKGLLR, translated from the coding sequence ATGAAATCCATTTCCAGAGGTCAAAAACTCAAGCTGTCAGATTTGACTCCGCTTCAATCAATCGAAGTCGGAGTGGCGCTCACATTTGGAACACCGCAAGTGATAGATGTCACGTGTTTTGGTGTTGATGGTCAGGATAAGCTGTCAGATGAGCGCTACATGATTTTCTATAATCAGAAAACCTCACCCTGTGGTGGGCTTCACCTGCTTGGCGCTCAGGGAAGTGATGCCGAACGCTTCGCGGTTGACCTGAGCCGGCTTCCGCAATCGGTTCAAAAGCTGGTGTTTACCGCAACGATTGATAGCGCCGGTGTGATGTCGCACCTGACGAGTGGCTACCTGCGCATCTCAGCCAGTGGGGCTGAAGTGGCACGTTTTAGCTTTTCCGGGGCCGATTTTGCCCAGGAAAAGGCGGTGATTTTGGGTGAATTGTATTTGAAAGATATCTGGCGATTTGGTGCCGTGGGACAAGGATTTAATGGCGGCCTCAGTGCGTTGCTGAAACATTTTGGTGGCGAAGAAGCCTCTGACGTGGCTGCCACGCCGACTGCCGTGACTGCGCCTGCAGCCCCACCAGTGTCAGCCCCACCAGCCGTCAACCTCCGCAAGGTCAATCTCGAAAAACGGGTTGAAAAAGAAGCCCCCAAGCTGGTCTCGCTGGTCAAAAAGGCAGCCGTATCGCTTGAAAAAGCAGGGTTACAGGACCATCAGGCACGCGTGGCGCTCTGTCTCGATATTTCAGGCTCGATGTATAAGCAATATTCATCTGGCAAAGTCCAGAAATTTGCCGAGCGAATTCTGGCGCTAGGCTGCCATTTTGATGATGACGGCGCCATTGATATTTTTCTGTTTGGTGAAAAGGCCCATCAAGCGGGAAACATGACACTCGCCAATTATGAAGGTTTTGTCCCACGTTTTCGGCAAACCTATCCGCTTGAAGGCGGAACGTCCTACGGCAAAGTCATCCGCGTCTTGCGCACTTTTTACTTTCCCGACGCCCTCACGCGACCCCGAAACAAGCCGGTGTCGGCTGATCTGCCGGTGTATGTGATGTTTTTGACCGACGGCGACACCGAAGATGAACGGGACACGGAAGACCAGATTCGAGCGGCTTCCTATGAACCGATCTTCTGGCAGTTTATGGCGATTGATGAAGATATGAAGGAAATGTTCAGCCGTGGTGGAACGGGCGATTCGATGTTTGAATTCCTGGAAAACCTCGACAACCTGAGCGGGCGCCATATTGACAATGCGGATTTCTTTTGTGTCTCAGACCCGGAGAAAATCACCGACGACGATTTGTACAAACTCCTGATGACCGAATATCCCAACTGGCTTCGCGAAGCACGGGCGAAAGGGTTGTTGAGGTAG